The Treponema sp. J25 genomic interval GCCGACCTCCAGCCATTTCCTTTTTGACCGCCGGGTCCGCAGAGAGAAAATCTCAATATTTTTCTTTTATTTCGATCCGCTCAAGTTCATCGAGGGTCTTAAGGGTCCGGGACAGTTTTTGAATTTCCACGGAGCTGGGAAGACTTACGAGAAGTCGAAGCCGGGATCCACCCCCTTTTATGAGATTCTGTTCTATGTCGATCGATTGGACATGCACCCCGTGGTCGGCCAGGGTCTTTATAATAAAGGTGATGTCGGGGTTCTGGTCCTTGAATTCCAGCTCAAGAATTTTGATGCGTTCCGTAGGGAAAAAGCGTCGCTCAAGACGATCCAGGATAACCAGCGTGAAGAGGGAAATAGCAAGGGTAAGCCCCGCCGCAAGATAGAAGCCCGCCCCCAGGGCAAGCCCCACCGCGGCAATCAGCCAAAGACTTGCGGCGGTGGTAAGGCCCTTCACGTTGTTTCCGAGCCGCATGATGGCCCCGGCTCCTAAAAAGCCAATCCCTGAGACCACCTGGGCCGCGATTCGGCCAGGGTCGCCGCTTTTAAGGCCCAGGAATTGTTCGGGGATCCAGAGGGATAGGAGCATGAGCAGGGTCGAACCCACACAGATAAGGATGTGGGTTCGTAGGCCCGCCACCTGGTGGCGGCTCGTTCGCTCAAACCCGACGATGCCCCCTGCGATAAAACTTAGAGCCAGGCGCAGGGTTATATCAAGCTCGGTGAGCGCCGGACCGTTCATAGGACTTCTCCCGAAGGGGCGTCTCCTTTTTTGGGATAGTTGATGATGAGGTGCAGTTCCTCAAGCTGTCGGGGCTCTACCTCGCTGGGAGAGTCGTCCATGGGGCTGACCGCAAAGGAATTCTTGGGGAAGGCGATTACTTCTTTTATGCTGGTTTCCCCCGCCATGAGCATCACGAGCCGGTCGAGGCCGGGGGCAATACCGCCGTGGGGCGGGGCCCCATACTTAAAGGCCTGGGTTAAAAAGCCGAATTTCTTTTCCGCCGCTTCCGGTCCAAGGCCCACGATGGAAAATACCCGCTTCTGGAGTTCCGGGTCATGGATACGGATAGAACCGCTGGCAAGTTCAAAACCATTGAGCACTAGGTCGTACAGGTCCCCCTTTACCGAACCCGGATCGGTTTCCATGATGGCGTGGTACTGCTCCTGAGGCCAAGTAAAGAGGTGGTGGGCCGCTTCCCAGCGATTTTCTTCTTCGTTGAATTCGAACATGGGAAAATCGATGATCCAGGCAAACTCAAAACGCCGGGGATCGCAGAGTCCCAGGTCCCGGCCGAGCTTGGAGCGGACCGCCCCCAGGGCCACGTTGGCGATCTGGCGTTTGCTGTCGGCCACCAGGAGGATAAGGTCTCCTACCTGGGCGCCGAGGCCGCGGATAATCCTTCCCGCCAGGTCGGCGGGGGCGCCACTCCCATCGGGGGCGGGCACAAAGAACTTGCTGATGCCCCCTTCCAGGGTGGGCGACCCGTCGGCCGCCCGGACTACCTTCATCCAGGCAAGGCCCCGGGCCTTGTAGATCTTTGCCTGGGCTTCCAGTTCTTCGATCTGTTTGCGGGAATAGTCGGCCTTGCCGGGAACCACCAGGGCCTTGACGCCCCCGCCTGGAATACGGACCCCCCGGGCTGCCGCGGCCTGCCGTTCCGCTTCGCCAGTGGCAAGGGCCTCTTTAAAGGCCTGAAAGGTGGATTCCGCCACATAGAGGTCAAAGTTCTGCAGGGGCAGTTCATACCGCAGATCCGGTTTGTCGGAGCCGTAGGTTTCCATCGCTTCATCGTAGGGAATCCGGCGGAACCGGGCAGGGAGGGTTACCTGCAGGGTCTTCTGAAACACGTACCCCATGAGTCCTTCCACCAGGGTAAGCACGTCCTCCCGGCTTACGAAGGACATCTCGATATCGATCT includes:
- the aspS gene encoding aspartate--tRNA ligase, which translates into the protein MKRTVTCGALRGADAGKQVILNGWVHRKRDHGGISFINLRDRYGITQVVVDADAPEALKEVVEELRNEYCIAVEGTVRRRPASMVNPEMATGEIEVVASRIVILNRCEVLPFQIEEETDAKEDLRLKYRYLDLRSGGMQRRIKLRHEVAFAVREYLTAQGFYEIETPTFIRSTPEGARDYLVPSRLYPGKFYALPQSPQLYKQLLMVAGFDKYFQIARCYRDEDARGDRQPEFTQIDIEMSFVSREDVLTLVEGLMGYVFQKTLQVTLPARFRRIPYDEAMETYGSDKPDLRYELPLQNFDLYVAESTFQAFKEALATGEAERQAAAARGVRIPGGGVKALVVPGKADYSRKQIEELEAQAKIYKARGLAWMKVVRAADGSPTLEGGISKFFVPAPDGSGAPADLAGRIIRGLGAQVGDLILLVADSKRQIANVALGAVRSKLGRDLGLCDPRRFEFAWIIDFPMFEFNEEENRWEAAHHLFTWPQEQYHAIMETDPGSVKGDLYDLVLNGFELASGSIRIHDPELQKRVFSIVGLGPEAAEKKFGFLTQAFKYGAPPHGGIAPGLDRLVMLMAGETSIKEVIAFPKNSFAVSPMDDSPSEVEPRQLEELHLIINYPKKGDAPSGEVL
- a CDS encoding MgtC/SapB family protein, whose product is MNGPALTELDITLRLALSFIAGGIVGFERTSRHQVAGLRTHILICVGSTLLMLLSLWIPEQFLGLKSGDPGRIAAQVVSGIGFLGAGAIMRLGNNVKGLTTAASLWLIAAVGLALGAGFYLAAGLTLAISLFTLVILDRLERRFFPTERIKILELEFKDQNPDITFIIKTLADHGVHVQSIDIEQNLIKGGGSRLRLLVSLPSSVEIQKLSRTLKTLDELERIEIKEKY